The DNA sequence TTATTTATGACGCTATTGACTATTACAAAGACTCCGACCGGCCACATCGTTTGGCTTGGTGTTATCACGATCTCGGCGAAATTTATTATAACGAACGGAATTATAGCTTGTCCAAAGAAGCCTATGAAATGGCAGATGTCTTGTATACCAATGCAGGCTTTTCCTCTTATATTGTTTTTATCAGGAAACGGTTGGCAGAGCTCTATCAACGCGAAGGAGACTATGTCAAGGCTTTGGAATACACCAACGCCAGTTACCGGGTACTCGATAGTTTGAAAAACGAAGAGTCAGAACGTAATCTCCGCCAGTTTGAGGTGCAGTATGAGACCGAAAAGAAAGAACAGGCATTAATCATCAACCAATTGGAGCTGAGGCAGAAAACCCAGGAACGTAACATTTGGCTGGGAAGCTCTGTTTTTTTAGCACTCTTAGGCTTACTCGTTTTTGGCGGCTTACGCCAAAGATTGCGCCAAAGGGAATTGCTGGCGAATCAGGAAGCGGCGATCCAGGAGCAACGTATCCAGCAGCTAGAGCAAGAAAAGACCTTGCTGGCCATGTCCTCCATGATTGAAGGGCAAGAGCAGGAGCGCCAACGTATCGCCAAGGATTTACACGATGGCATGGGGGGCTTGCTCACTACGATTAAAGCGCACTATAGTACCTTGGTCAGCCATTTTCCAATAGAGGAAGCCACGGCGAAGATAGCTCCCATGACCGGAGAACTCATTGATCGTGCTTGTACGGAAGTGCGTAGGATTTCTCAAAACATGATGCCAGCTGCACTTTTGTATTCTGGCCTGAGTGGTGCCTTAGAAGATCTGGCTGTTCAGGTAAGAACCAATGGCTTGGAGTGCACCTTGGAAATAGTAGGCCCCATTGACAAGATTGATGAAATCAGAACGATTGCTCTTTATCGCGTCATGCAGGAAGCGGTCAATAATATTTTGAAACATGCCCAAGCAAGCCATGTCTTGCTGCAAGTTATTGTACATCAAGAGGTCGTGAATGCTACCATTGAGGATGATGGTTCTGGTTTTGAAACAGAGGAAGGCATCCAAAA is a window from the Lewinella sp. LCG006 genome containing:
- a CDS encoding ATP-binding protein; amino-acid sequence: MSYQTVAAPFPLDSLRQQAENSTSWELKRDALLLLTDHYQMYNSDSVFYFTSMLGNIGQEHDDPASLMHVCLILGRTHNAKGELLEARKDFYEGLYLAKKHNLSKGIAWASLNLGLNHGRGFELDSAFYYIQEAEKHFIKTNLEEEIWRCYLGFATINKERRDLPAADANFRKAIALYPDNAPSANRGFLLYRAFAYAAQFRRFELLRDVRTMWDEYKGSKKFSASLLEKPEHIALYSLIAGDEIDMVKVIYDAIDYYKDSDRPHRLAWCYHDLGEIYYNERNYSLSKEAYEMADVLYTNAGFSSYIVFIRKRLAELYQREGDYVKALEYTNASYRVLDSLKNEESERNLRQFEVQYETEKKEQALIINQLELRQKTQERNIWLGSSVFLALLGLLVFGGLRQRLRQRELLANQEAAIQEQRIQQLEQEKTLLAMSSMIEGQEQERQRIAKDLHDGMGGLLTTIKAHYSTLVSHFPIEEATAKIAPMTGELIDRACTEVRRISQNMMPAALLYSGLSGALEDLAVQVRTNGLECTLEIVGPIDKIDEIRTIALYRVMQEAVNNILKHAQASHVLLQVIVHQEVVNATIEDDGSGFETEEGIQKQSLGLKSMDSRVRYLKGNCDIDSVPGEGTTISLQFPLS